A DNA window from Mytilus trossulus isolate FHL-02 unplaced genomic scaffold, PNRI_Mtr1.1.1.hap1 h1tg000024l__unscaffolded, whole genome shotgun sequence contains the following coding sequences:
- the LOC134698902 gene encoding ETS domain-containing transcription factor ets-5-like, whose product MISSIERRGDSCNNLQLTYLPALLQTEIEDSMANHRKTPPSYEEHMLRSRSLSGGSNGAEQEDQSSILTDIMECIGSDKQIVPSGDNPELIDGPSAKENLQQLASLLAGSGQVQLWQFLLELLTDNKNSCCIKWEGCTGEFRMTNPEEVARRWGRRKNKPNMNYDKLSRALRYYYDKMFLTKVQGKRYTYKFNFRLLLRANRYLCDEENSSECSSNDYRNFIESSPPPVYSAQSCVGTTQDHYGFSSLHGNLQSYSGYSTNYLQRNWCLQENQGFQYLPFSAQNNCLP is encoded by the exons ATGATAAGCAGTATTGAGAGACGAGGTGATAGCTGTAACAACCTTCAATTAACATACCTACCAGCGTTGTTACAAACAGAAATCGAGGACTCAATGGCAAATCATAGAAAGACACCTCCATCTTATGAGGAACATATGCTAAGATCCCGGTCACTGTCTGGCGGAAGCAATGGTGCAGAGCAAGAAGATCAATCCAGTATACTAACAGACATCATGGAATGTATTGGTTCAGATAAACAAATTGTACCTTCTGGTG ATAATCCAGAATTGATTGATGGGCCAAGCGCGAAAGAAAATTTGCAACAATTAGCATCTTTATTAGCAG GCAGTGGTCAAGTTCAGTTATGGCAGTTTTTACTCGAACTTCTAACAGACAATAAGAACTCTTGCTGTATTAAATGGGAAGGCTGTACAGGAGAGTTCCGAATGACAAATCCAGAGGAAGTTGCACGGCGATGGGGACGACgtaaaaacaaaccaaacatGAATTATGACAAGCTAAGCCGAGCTTTAAGATATTATTACGACAAAATGTTTCTGACAAAAGTCCAAGGAAAGAGGTATAcctacaaatttaattttagattgtTACTACGAGCAAACAGATATTTATGCGACGAGGAAAACTCCAGCGAATGTTCAAGTAATGACTACAGAAACTTTATTGAATCTTCCCCTCCCCCAGTGTACAGTGCGCAGTCGTGTGTCGGAACAACCCAAGATCATTATGGATTTAGTTCACTGCATGGAAATCTTCAATCATACTCAGGCTATAGTACAAACTATTTACAGAGAAACTGGTGTCTACAAGAAAACCAAGGCTTCCAATATCTGCCGTTTTCGGCACAGAACAACTGTTTACCATAG